A genomic window from Lycium barbarum isolate Lr01 chromosome 4, ASM1917538v2, whole genome shotgun sequence includes:
- the LOC132638106 gene encoding LOW QUALITY PROTEIN: protein HAPLESS 2 (The sequence of the model RefSeq protein was modified relative to this genomic sequence to represent the inferred CDS: inserted 1 base in 1 codon), whose product MKPLILIIFTLFFLLQYVSSVQILSKSKLQKCEKVSDSKSLNCTNKIIIDLAVPSESSGNEASLVAEIVEVEENSSSNMRTLRVPPVITINKSAAYALYELTYIRDVAYKPQEFYVNTRKCEPDAGADVVQICERLRDENGHIIENTQPTCCPCGDQRRVPSSCGNFFDKMTKGKKNTAHCLRFPGDWFHVYGIGQRSVGFSIRIEVKKQSQNSEVIVGPDNRTAISSDNFLRVNLVGDYVGYTDIPSFDDLYLVIPRQGGPGQPPNLGSNFSMWMLLERVRFTLDGVECNKIGVGYDAFNAQPDFCSAPLWSCLHNQLWNFWDADQNRISRNQVPLYCVQGRFERISQHPNAGSHAFSIGITEVLNTNLLIELNADDIEYVYQRSPGKILSITIPTFEALTQFGTATITTKNIGEVEASYSLTFDCSAGVSQMEEQFYIMKPNEVITRAFKLYPASDQAAKYVCSAILKDSDFNEVDRAECQFTTKATVLDNGSQIPFQPPRTSINGFFESIEDLWKRIWENLTDFLTGKSCRMKCYGFFDFSCHIQYICISWVVMFCLFLAILPTVIVLLWLLHQKGLFDPLYDWWEDHFSITEDKHMNHWKHSYDADPLGIHHKRSHKHEPRHHKHEPRHHKHHAHRRHTRFHNDPRRENLLGETDYHYYLHHVHKDKHKHGKIKSSGIAKPLHPRKGDDNHMRHHRRINERXTLGGLIINKKRGAENQEEYLSHKHSILNDTHHKRQSKWKE is encoded by the exons ATGAAACCGCTCATTCTCATAATCTTCACTCTATTCTTTCTTCTTCAATACGTTTCCTCAGTACAAATCCTCTCTAAATCAAAGCTTCAAAAATGCGAAAAAGTTTCGGATTCGAAGAGCCTAAATTgcaccaacaaaatcatcatcgACTTGGCTGTTCCCAGTGAATCG AGTGGAAATGAGGCTTCATTGGTGGCAGAGATAGTTGAAGTGGAAGAGAATTCAAGCAGCAACATGAGAACACTTCGAGTTCCTCCGGTGATTACAATTAACAAATCCGCCGCGTATGCTTTATATGAATTGACATATATACGA GATGTTGCTTATAAACCGCAAGAATTCTATGTAAACACACGCAAGTGTGAGCCAGATGCTGGGGCAGATGTTGTGCAGATATGTGAGAG GCTGAGGGATGAGAATGGACACATTATTGAGAACACTCAG CCTACCTGTTGTCCTTGTGGGGATCAGCGAAGGGTTCCTTCGTCATGTGGAAACTTTT TTGACAAGATGACGAAAGGGAAGAAAAACACTGCTCACTGTCTTCGGTTTCCAGGTGACTG GTTCCATGTATATGGCATTGGGCAGCGCTCAGTTGGATTTAGCATCCGAATTGAAGTTAAGAAACAATCTCAGAATTCG GAAGTGATTGTCGGTCCGGACAATAGAACTGCTATATCCAGTGATAATTTTCTGCGGGTGAATCTGGTTGGAGACTACGTTGGATACACTGATATACCGTCTTTTGATGACCTCTACCTTGTCATACCTAGACAG GGTGGCCCAGGTCAACCACCGAATCTGGGGAGCAATTTTTCCATGTGGATGCTACTTGAGAGAGTGAGGTTTACACTAGACGGTGTTGAGTGTAACAAAATTGGTGTAGGTTATGATGCTTTCAATGCACAGCCGGATTTTTGCTCAGCACCATTGTGGAGTTGCCTGCACAACCAGCTATGGAATTTTTGGGAT GCTGACCAGAATAGAATCAGTAGAAATCAGGTGCCGCTATATTGTGTGCAAGGAAGGTTTGAAAGAATCAGCCAGCATCCA AATGCAGGAAGCCATGCATTCTCTATTGGAATTACAGAAGTCTTGAACACAAATCTATTGATAGAACTGAATGCAGATGACATAGAGTATGTGTATCAAAG GAGCCCTGGGAAAATTCTCAGTATTACAATCCCTACTTTTGAGGCTCTAACTCAATTTGGAACAGCAACAATTACGACAAAAAATATAGGTGAAGTGGAAGCATCCTACAGCCTCACG TTCGATTGCTCAGCCGGTGTCAGCCAAATGGAG GAACAGTTTTATATAATGAAGCCAAATGAAGTCATTACTCGAGCATTCAAGTTGTACCCAGCAAGTGATCAAGCTGCAAAATATGTCTGTTCAG CCATACTGAAGGACTCAGATTTTAATGAAGTTGATCGGGCAGAGTGTCAATTTACAACCAAAGCTACTGTTCTTGATAATGGATCACAG ATTCCGTTTCAACCTCCTAGGACAAGCATCAATGGTTTCTTTGAGAGCATTGAGGATCTTTGGAAAAGAATTTGGGAGAATTTGACAGATTTTCTAACTGGGAAAAGCTGCAG AATGAAGTGCTATGGATTCTTCGACTTCAGCTGCCATATACAGTACATCTGCATCAGTTGGGTAGTGATGTTTTGTCTGTTCTTGGCAATTCTTCCAACAG TGATTGTACTACTCTGGCTTCTTCACCAGAAAGGTCTTTTTGATCCTCTGTATGACTGGTGGGAGGATCATTTTTCAATTACCGAAGATAAACATATGAATCATTGGAAGCACAGTTACGATGCTGACCCGTTAGGAATTCATCATAAGAGAAGTCATAAGCATGAGCCAAGGCATCATAAGCATGAGCCAAGGCATCATAAGCATCACGCACATAGAAGGCACACAAGGTTTCACAATGACCCAAGGCGCGAGAATCTTTTGGGAGAAACTGATTATCATTACTACCTTCATCATGTGCACAAGGATAAGCATAAACATGGAAAAATCAAGAGCTCAGGCATTGCAAAGCCACTTCATCCAAGGAAGGGGGACGACAACCACATGAGACATCACAGACGAATAAACGAGA AAACTTTGGGAGGACTTATCATAAACAAGAAGCGAGGTGCTGAAAATCAAGAGGAATATCTAAGTCACAAACATTCTATCTTAAATGACACACATCATAAGAGGCAAAGCAAGTGGAAAGAATGA
- the LOC132638108 gene encoding cytochrome P450 87A3 produces the protein MISVGMCIGAFLVIVIIHWVYNWRNPRCNGKLPPGSMGWPLLGETIQFFAPNKTSDIAPFVKERMQRYGPIFKTSVVGRPVIVSTDPDLNYFIFQQEGQLFQSWYPDTFTEIFGRQNVGSLHGFMYKYLKNMVLNLFGPESLKKMMPEVEEAAQTKLKRWSGQTSVEMKEATATMIFDLTAKKLISYDSENSSENLRESFVAFIQGLISFPIDIPGTAYHKCLQGRKKAMKMLKTLLQERRAKPRKEQSDFFDYVVEELQRKDTILTEAIALDLMFVLLFASFETTSLAITLAVKLLHDHPLALKELTKEHEAIIRARENPASGLTWKEYKSMKFTFQVINETVRLANIVPAIFRKALRDINFKGHTIPAGWAVMVCPPAVHLNPDKYQDPLDFNPWRWEGVEINGASRNFMAFGGGMRFCVGTDFTKVQMAVFLHSLVTKYRWQTIEGGDTVRTPGLQFPNGYHVKISEKDEKIQ, from the exons ATGATATCAGTTGGTATGTGCATTGGAGCTTTTCTTGTTATAGTCATTATACATTGGGTTTACAACTGGAGGAATCCCAGATGCAATGGAAAACTCCCACCAGGTTCAATGGGCTGGCCGTTACTTGGCGAGACGATTCAGTTCTTTGCCCCAAATAAAACATCAGATATTGCTCCCTTTGTGAAGGAGAGGATGCAAAG GTATGGACCGATTTTTAAAACGAGTGTGGTGGGGCGTCCTGTTATAGTATCTACAGACCCGGACCTTAATTACTTCATCTTTCAGCAAGAGGGACAGTTGTTTCAGAGCTGGTATCCAGATACATTTACTGAGATATTTGGAAGGCAAAATGTAGGTTCCTTGCATGGTTTCATGTACAAGTACTTGAAGAACATGGTATTAAACCTTTTTGGTCCTGAAAGTCTGAAAAAGATGATGCCTGAGGTTGAAGAGGCAGCACAAACTAAATTGAAGAGGTGGTCAGGTCAGACAAGCGTAGAGATGAAGGAAGCAACTGCCACT ATGATATTTGATCTAACTGCAAAAAAGCTAATCAGCTATGATTCTGAGAACTCATCAGAGAATCTGCGAGAAAGTTTTGTAGCTTTTATACAGGGATTGATTTCCTTTCCTATTGACATTCCCGGAACTGCCTATCACAAGTGCTTACAG GGAAGAAAGAAGGCAATGAAGATGCTAAAGACACTGCTACAGGAAAGAAGAGCAAAGCCTAGGAAGGAACAAAGTGATTTCTTTGATTATGTCGTAGAAGAACTTCAAAGGAAGGACACAATCCTCACAGAGGCAATAGCTCTGGATTTGATGTTTGTACTGCTCTTTGCCAGCTTCGAGACCACCTCTCTAGCTATAACTTTAGCTGTTAAACTTCTGCACGACCATCCTTTGGCTTTAAAAGAATTAACA AAGGAACATGAGGCAATAATTAGAGCAAGGGAAAACCCAGCTTCTGGACTTACATGGAAAGAATATAAATCAATGAAATTTACATTTCAG GTTATTAATGAAACAGTCAGACTGGCAAATATTGTTCCTGCTATTTTCCGGAAAGCACTAAGAGATATCAACTTCAAAG GGCATACCATTCCAGCTGGTTGGGCGGTTATGGTTTGTCCTCCAGCCGTACACTTAAACCCTGACAAATATCAAGATCCCCTTGACTTCAATCCATGGAGATGGGAG GGAGTAGAAATAAATGGTGCATCTCGAAATTTCATGGCTTTTGGAGGTGGTATGAGATTTTGTGTTGGCACAGATTTCACTAAGGTGCAGATGGCTGTCTTTCTCCACTCTCTCGTGACcaaatacag GTGGCAAACAATTGAAGGAGGAGACACAGTGCGGACTCCTGGTTTACAGTTTCCCAACGGTTACCACGTTAAAATCTCAGAGAAAGATGAGAAGATTCAATAG